From the genome of Nicotiana sylvestris chromosome 2, ASM39365v2, whole genome shotgun sequence, one region includes:
- the LOC138885386 gene encoding uncharacterized protein encodes MDLDFALTEQKPAEHTTTSTVDEKAKHEKWMKANKLSHMIMKRSISEHIKGAIKDNGNAKDFLSAIGQKFLESDKAEIGSLINSLSTKKYDLVGSVRDHIMKLVNIATKLNNLGVTITDDFLVHQSLRSLSRQFNQLKSIYNAQKDKWSVDKLIIVCVVEEGGIQREKIEGVVNFVSSYISTDDSSYKRKGGPKFYCKHVIFAL; translated from the coding sequence ATGGACTTGGACTTTGCATTGACTGAACAGAAACCTGCTGAACATACAACTACTAGCACTGTTGATGAAAAGGCTAAGCATGAGAAATGGATGAAGGCTAACAAATTGAGCCATATGATCATGAAGAGATCCATTTCTGAACACATAAAGGGTGCAATTAAGGATAATGGAAATGCAAAAGATTTCTTGAGTGCCATTGGACAGAAATTCCTAGAATCTGATAAAGCTGAGATAGGTAGCCTGATTAATTCCCTGTCTACCAAAAAGTATGACCTTGTAGGTAGTGTCCGTGATCATATTATGAAATTGGTTAACATTGCTACCAAACTGAATAATTTAGGTGTAACCATTACCGATGAttttcttgttcaccaatccCTAAGGTCCCTTTCTAGGCAGTTTAACCAGCTTAAGTCAATCTATAATGCACAAAAAGATAAGTGGAGTGTTGATAAGCTTATTATTGTTTGTGTGGTAGAGGAAGGAGGAATCCAAAGGGAGAAAATTGAGGGTGTAGTGAATTTTGTTAGTTCGTATATATCAACTGATGATTCTTCTTATAAAAGAAAAGGTGGACCCAAATtctattgtaagcacgtgatttttgccctatga